The following proteins come from a genomic window of Portunus trituberculatus isolate SZX2019 chromosome 35, ASM1759143v1, whole genome shotgun sequence:
- the LOC123513327 gene encoding uncharacterized protein LOC123513327 isoform X3, whose product MEKQMNYYFNNRQLYNYQHASHITIGHPVVVCYKDCWRRGKVEKLPEAKGEKTSVFLVDYGFMCQTSLVALIPLNEGEWTSVPCQARKVVLHGVLPISLQYVFINQEFKLTLKRCKHWDASATDYVELLSSKKPCVEFTPLRFSQEGYSHGKMRIILPEETWMPILPKISHDKLIQTEDGKMALDLAQLLADCQFAQLFYETEKECGGTHLNIRNTSVSAETDSIKNVDTAVARQVPGTVGSGSDLCVTEGTSSNHNKLLDSDHRVRAGNIEGFDQCDSDVKYSSSILTYDPQSLHTRIDTEEKFKLNYSNNSGHSSFTEVTNPLFKRLSAKHTTLAGDEVLSSLRTNPESHSLILRKKESIELLKNEVCTVLEVQKQFKPDLSIDDKENLDCEQAVEYKDGKEAPLPERFEVCVSAKDVPLSSLRHRFSNIPCWASRSLVGVMHHPVNAKNEQNIYKKNSLEFDEQPPFKAGSTPSSRRSEIRKEILKASIQPKNTEPLNAAISIEETKPACDAFFMVNSCDTLTKYCTCDLDEIYKNVIKQDSLHSTTNIVKICRVFMAGESPVLEEEVMTSKVIMSATLNPHILSVLSERGMNATRLQAYTWPSINRGCSAVIVGEKLSGKTMGFVVPLLSLILDTYEHMSRRLSPGIGPVVVVVCSSWQSAKCAAEYVVSLLPANSTLKVMTAWGGCGTEEEISTGKQLLGGCDVLLTTAPCLMRLLTGESTVWSRGGGTEGATTSLRRCCHLVFDDADVVLEHFSLEVKEIITMWGNERKACGRADLQLQVVVVSSRWTKLLGQLTDVLLPLLDPTVIISTPFEAAIAAKVKNHCHWVDDETESLSLVMNFIAAASSQKSLVFVKDDDVAALLNSMMKNIAVYCLVVDSMIHKSRLKECIDEWHVMQGITMIVSEPAEKGLLQCDISDAQAIFHTHVGLSWNTFALRYGFMIDRFVFDVEEKSFCESYIILPKTSIERSPKIWGELNRICSNAAEKMKMHLLSTENGHPKDNSCLCCHLKACGSCFDESFCRLKHDISLCDQARDVPQTGKVTIEVVSVVNASRYFVRLTEYQAKSDGQRIDLSNHYHILRSALQQHYADPAHCKPVQVARKGMLCALQDKSVWSRGQVVSVNYSKATCQVNVFLIDEGREMIIELSSACVLPPYFASVPKLIVEVFLCCIQPKDNDREWTSQANSFVEEIFARNKKSKFVGTIVLALGYTLWLNPLIELSTIGNICAQKKSLRGKLLTERYGMDNPNHIKNLEQLCMMAGVSMRDEDTLSLCWIEARNEALQILSTVINREGLNSNILTNGKMETGETANENKEVCSNSVVHHKDSVNMTPLANVAKDHLPSASPGKTEAWPDLSYNRLPLNTEVTVEVTELVSAKEFYVVQQDKLQELDNLEDEINKLHDYLESCEGERQSGGGIVAAKPAIDSLCIAKFTDNKYYRGKVKAAESDGIVSVFFVDHGETIKVPQQQIHACTRAWVEYMPAQAIRCTLAHLTIPPYLNEPAMQTMTHLMDLTDSWKVKALEVKDDGGLLHVVELTENAGDTPLEVWKHLVHQGVAFMDSEDVSNGDDQTSELFITADLDDEELTKFFFGITDVKQLDTKKKEIHFRHNETTVHPDEKESNPSCISKVCESDLVQENAPKVSERKGKESKNNVASDKTLSGKSVDPVNQHMKNKYTKEEYSNMKTNLEEQPSCKEVKESLNLKEKDQDIHRRHTSESQVLNMKRLGMPPLSAVDGVTQRLAPDTTWSQKDDTVNISIHLIGVEQYKCHVSSTHLIFMSVLGDKFYVVDEELCQKVVTQSCVVNVQGISVSITLKKAVKEKWMSLFKDRRHRPWLRVQYENLSLEEDSSETEDYDDDGWRKVMTHSKEAAATGGLAGGISSDTESSTDTELF is encoded by the exons ATGGAAAAGCAAATGAATTATTACTTCAACAACAGGCAGCTTTATAATTACCAGCATGCTTCCCACATCACCATTGGCCAT CCTGTGGTGGTTTGCTACAAAGACTGTTGGAGAcgagggaaggtggagaagtTGCCTGAGGCCAAAGGGGAGAAGACCAGTGTGTTCCTTGTTGATTATGGCTTCATGTGTCAAACCAGT CTGGTGGCCCTCATACCTCTCAATGAAGGGGAGTGGACCAGTGTTCCCTGCCAGGCCAGAAAAGTTGTCTTGCATGGTGTGCTGCCCATCTCCCTACAGTATGTGTTCATAAATCAAGAATTTAAATTGACTTTAAA ACGGTGTAAGCATTGGGATGCCTCAGCTACAGATTATGTTGAGTTACTCTCCTCCAAGAAGCCTTGTGTAGAATTCACACCATTAAGATTCAGCCAAGAGG GCTATTCCCATGGTAAAATGAGGATCATTCTCCCTGAAGAAACGTGGATGCCTATCTTGCCCAAAATATCTCATGATAAGTTAATACAAACAGAAGATGGCAAGATGGCATTAGATCTTGCCCAGCTACTTGCCGATTGTCAATTTGCACAGCTCTTTTATGAAACGGAAAAGGAGTGTGGTGGAACACATCTTAACATACG GAACACAAGTGTGTCGGCAGAAACTGACTCCATCAAGAATGTGGACACGGCAGTAGCTCGCCAAGTGCCAGGCACAGTGGGGTCAGGATCAGACTTGTGCGTCACTGAAGGAACTTCTTCAAACCATAACAAACTGCTAGACTCGGATCACCGGGTCAGAGCTGGTAATATTGAAGGTTTTGATCAATGTGACAGTGATGTGAAATATTCCTCCAGCATTTTAACTTATGACCCACAAAGTCTTCATACAAGGATAGATACTGAAGAGAAGTTTAAGttgaattatagtaataattctGGTCATTCATCTTTTACTGAAGTAACAAATCCACTATTCAAGAGACTGTCAGCTAAGCATACTACTCTGGCAGGAGATGAAGTGCTTTCAAGTCTAAGAACAAATCCAGAATCTCATTCATTAAtcttaagaaagaaagaaagtattgAGTTGCTAAAGAATGAAGTCTGCACTGTATTAGAAGTCCAGAAGCAATTCAAGCCTGATCTGAGCATAGATGATAAGGAGAATTTGGATTGTGAGCAAGCTGTTGAATacaaggatgggaaggaagccCCTCTTCCTGAGAGATTTGAAGTATGTGTTAGTGCAAAAGATGTTCCATTGAGCTCTTTGAGACACAGGTTTTCCAACATTCCCTGCTGGGCCTCCAGGAGCTTAGTAGGGGTGATGCATCATCCTGTAAAtgcaaaaaatgaacaaaacatttacaaaaagaATTCTTTAGAGTTTGATGAACAACCACCTTTCAAAGCTGGTAGTACACCCAGTAGTAGAAGATCagaaattaggaaagaaattcTCAAAGCGAGCATTCAGCCTAAAAATACAGAACCTCTAAATGCTGCCATATCCATAGAGGAAACAAAGCCTGCTTGTGATGCATTCTTCATGGTAAACTCTTGTGACACTCTGACAAAGTATTGTACTTGTGATCTAGATGAAATTTACAAGAATGTTATTAAGCAAGACTCTCTTCACAGCACAACAAACATTGTAAAGATCTGTAGAGTGTTCATGGCAGGTGAATCTCCAGTCTTGGAGGAAGAAGTCATGACTAGCAAAGTAATAATGAGTGCAACACTTAACCCTCACATACTCAGTGTTCTTAGTGAGAGGGGAATGAATGCCACCAGACTGCAAGCCTACACATGGCCATCCATTAACCGGGGATGTTCAGCTGTCATTGTTGGTGAGAAATTGAGTGGGAAGACCATGGGGTTTGTTGTGCCCTTGTTGTCACTTATTTTAGATACTTATGAGCACATGAGTAGACGCCTTTCTCCAGGCATTGgcccagtggtggtggtggtgtgcagctCATGGCAGAGTGCCAAATGTGCTGCAGAGTATGTTGTCAGTCTCTTACCTGCCAACTCCACTCTTAAAGTAATGACAGCCTGGGGAGGATGTGGAACTGAGGAAGAGATCAGCACAGGTAAGCAGCTACTTGGAGGGTGTGATGTGCTGCTCACCACAGCCCCTTGCCTGATGCGCCTCCTGACGGGAGAGTCTACAGTGTGGAGTAGAGGTGGAGGCACTGAGGgagccaccacctccctcagaAGGTGTTGCCACTTGGTTTTTGATGATGCTGATGTAGTATTAGAGCATTTCTCTTTGGAAGTCAAAGAGATTATAACCATGtggggaaatgaaaggaaagcctGTGGTAGGGCAGACCTGCAGCTACAGGTCGTGGTAGTCAGTTCCAGGTGGACTAAGTTACTGGGCCAATTAACTGatgttctccttcctcttctggaCCCAACAGTCATAATATCAACACCTTTTGAGGCTGCCATAGCTGCTAAAGTAAAGAATCATTGTCACTGGGTTGATGATGAAACAGAATCTCTGAGTCTGGTTATGAATTTCATAGCAGCAGCTTCCTCCCAGAAGAGCCTTGTCTTTGTGAAGGATGATGATGTTGCTGCCTTGCTGAACTCAATGATGAAGAACATTGCTGTGTACTGTTTAGTTGTGGACAGCATGATTCATAAAAGTAGACTGAAAGAGTGTATTGATGAGTGGCATGTGATGCAGGGCATAACTATGATTGTAAGTGAGCCGGCAGAAAAGGGTCTTCTGCAATGTGATATTTCTGATGCCCAGGCAATATTCCACACTCATGTTGGCTTGTCTTGGAATACCTTTGCTCTAAGGTATGGTTTCATGATTGATAGGTTTGTTTTTGATGTGGAAGAAAAATCTTTTTGTGAATCATATATAATTTTGCCTAAAACTTCAATAGAGAGAAGTCCCAAAATTTGGGGTGAATTGAACAGAATTTGTAGCAATGCTgcagagaaaatgaagatgcaTTTGTTGTCAACAGAAAATGGACATCCAAAAGATAACAGTTGTCTGTGCTGCCACCTCAAGGCGTGTGGGAGCTGTTTTGACGAGTCTTTTTGTAGACTTAAACATGATATCAGCTTGTGTGACCAAGCCCGTGATGTACCACAGACTGGTAAGGTTACCATCGAGGTTGTCAGTGTGGTGAATGCTTCCAGATATTTTGTGCGGCTCACTGAGTACCAAGCAAAGTCAGATGGGCAGAGGATTGATCTCTCCAACCATTATCACATTTTGAGATCAGCCTTACAGCAGCATTATGCAGATCCTGCTCACTGTAAGCCAGTGCAGGTTGCCAGGAAGGGCATGCTGTGTGCACTGCAAGACAAGAGTGTGTGGAGCAGAGGACAGGTGGTGTCAGTGAACTATTCCAAGGCCACTTGTCAGGTGAATGTGTTTCTCattgatgaaggaagagagatgatcATTGAGTTAAGTTCTGCGTGTGTTCTTCCACCTTACTTTGCATCAGTTCCCAAGCTTATTGTtgaagtgtttttgtgttgcatTCAACCTAAGGATAATGATAGAGAGTGGACATCCCAAGCTAACAGCTTTGTGGAGGAAATCTTTGCTAGAAATAAGAAGAGCAAATTTGTGGGTACAATTGTTTTGGCCTTGGGTTACACTTTGTGGCTGAACCCTCTCATTGAATTGTCCACAATTGGCAATATTTGTGCTCAGAAGAAATCACTTCGTGGGAAGCTACTGACAGAGAGGTATGGAATGGACAATCCCAATCACATTAAAAATCTTGAGCAGCTTTGCATGATGGCTGGGGTGTCCATGAGGGATGAGGACACACTGAGCCTGTGTTGGATAGAGGCTCGTAATGAAGCGTTGCAAATTCTGAGTACTGTTATTAATAGGGAAGGCTTGAACAGTAATATTTTaacaaatggaaaaatggaaacagGTGAAACagctaatgaaaataaagaagtatgCAGTAATAGTGTTGTTCATCACAAGGACAGTGTGAACATGACACCTCTGGCTAATGTAGCAAAAGACCACCTGCCATCCGCTTCCCCAGGAAAGACTGAAGCTTGGCCTGACCTGTCTTACAATAGGCTGCCTCTAAATACTGAAGTGACAGTGGAAGTAACTGAATTGGTTTCTGCCAAGGAATTCTATGTTGTACAGCAAGACAAACTTCAaga ATTGGATAATTTAGAGGATGAAATCAACAAGCTGCATGACTACCTGGAATCCTGTGAGGGTGAGAGGCAGTCTGGTGGTGGCATTGTGGCAGCCAAGCCTGCCATTGATTCTCTGTGCATCGCCAAATTTACAGATAACAA GTACTACAGGGGTAAAGTGAAAGCTGCAGAGAGTGATGGCATAGTGAGTGTCTTTTTTGTAGACCATGGAGAGACTATCAAGGTCCCTCAACAGCAG ATTCATGCTTGTACCCGTGCATGGGTGGAGTACATGCCGGCCCAGGCCATCCGCTGCACCCTGGCCCACCTCACCATCCCACCCTACCTGAACGAGCCTGCCATGCAGACCATGACACACCTTATGGATCTCACAGACTCCTGGAAAGTCAAG GCTCTGGAAGTAAAGGATGATGGTGGACTGCTGCATGTGGTGGAGTTGACTGAGAATGCTGGCGACACACCACTGGAGGTGTGGAAACATCTTGTGCATCAAGGTGTTGCTTTCATGGATTCTGAG GATGTCTCTAATGGTGACGATCAAACTTCCGAGCTGTTCATCACTGCGGACTTGGATGATGAGGAGTTAACAAAGTTCTTCTTTGGGATCACAGACGTGAAGCAGCTGGACACCAAGAAG aaggaAATCCATTTCAGACACAATGAAACCACTGTACACccagatgagaaggaaagtaacCCTTCATGCATTTCAAAAGTATGTGAATCTGACTTGGTGCAGGAAAATGCACCCAAAGTctcagagagaaagggaaaagaaagtaaaaataatgttgCTAGTGATAAGACTTTAAGTGGTAAAAGTGTTGATCCAGTGAATCAACatatgaaaaacaaatacaCCAAAGAGGAATATAGTAACATGAAGACAAACCTAGAAGAGCAACCCAGCTGTAAGGAAGTCAAAGAAAGCTTGaatttaaaggagaaagatcAAGACATCCACAGAAGACACACCTCAGAGAGCCAAGTGTTGAACATGAAGCGCCTGGGAATGCCACCACTCAGTGCCGTTGATGGGGTGACACAGAGGCTGGCCCCTGACACCACTTGGAGCCAAAAAGATGACACAGTTAACATCTCCATTCACTTGATTGGGGTTGAGCAGTACAAGTGTCATGTCTCCTCAACTCATCTCATCTTCAT GTCAGTTTTGGGAGACAAGTTTTATGTTGTGGATGAAGAACTCTGTCAGAAGGTTGTCACACAGTCATGTGTTGTCAATGTGCAGGGAATTTCAGTCTCCATTACCCTGAAGAAAGCTGTGAAAG AGAAGTGGATGAGTTTGTTCAAGGATAGACGGCACCGGCCCTGGCTCAGAGTACAGTATGAGAATCTGTCATTGGAAGAAGACTCTTCAGAGACAGAggattatgatgatg ATGGTTGGAGGAAAGTCATGACCCACAGCAA
- the LOC123513327 gene encoding uncharacterized protein LOC123513327 isoform X4: MRIILPEETWMPILPKISHDKLIQTEDGKMALDLAQLLADCQFAQLFYETEKECGGTHLNIRNTSVSAETDSIKNVDTAVARQVPGTVGSGSDLCVTEGTSSNHNKLLDSDHRVRAGNIEGFDQCDSDVKYSSSILTYDPQSLHTRIDTEEKFKLNYSNNSGHSSFTEVTNPLFKRLSAKHTTLAGDEVLSSLRTNPESHSLILRKKESIELLKNEVCTVLEVQKQFKPDLSIDDKENLDCEQAVEYKDGKEAPLPERFEVCVSAKDVPLSSLRHRFSNIPCWASRSLVGVMHHPVNAKNEQNIYKKNSLEFDEQPPFKAGSTPSSRRSEIRKEILKASIQPKNTEPLNAAISIEETKPACDAFFMVNSCDTLTKYCTCDLDEIYKNVIKQDSLHSTTNIVKICRVFMAGESPVLEEEVMTSKVIMSATLNPHILSVLSERGMNATRLQAYTWPSINRGCSAVIVGEKLSGKTMGFVVPLLSLILDTYEHMSRRLSPGIGPVVVVVCSSWQSAKCAAEYVVSLLPANSTLKVMTAWGGCGTEEEISTGKQLLGGCDVLLTTAPCLMRLLTGESTVWSRGGGTEGATTSLRRCCHLVFDDADVVLEHFSLEVKEIITMWGNERKACGRADLQLQVVVVSSRWTKLLGQLTDVLLPLLDPTVIISTPFEAAIAAKVKNHCHWVDDETESLSLVMNFIAAASSQKSLVFVKDDDVAALLNSMMKNIAVYCLVVDSMIHKSRLKECIDEWHVMQGITMIVSEPAEKGLLQCDISDAQAIFHTHVGLSWNTFALRYGFMIDRFVFDVEEKSFCESYIILPKTSIERSPKIWGELNRICSNAAEKMKMHLLSTENGHPKDNSCLCCHLKACGSCFDESFCRLKHDISLCDQARDVPQTGKVTIEVVSVVNASRYFVRLTEYQAKSDGQRIDLSNHYHILRSALQQHYADPAHCKPVQVARKGMLCALQDKSVWSRGQVVSVNYSKATCQVNVFLIDEGREMIIELSSACVLPPYFASVPKLIVEVFLCCIQPKDNDREWTSQANSFVEEIFARNKKSKFVGTIVLALGYTLWLNPLIELSTIGNICAQKKSLRGKLLTERYGMDNPNHIKNLEQLCMMAGVSMRDEDTLSLCWIEARNEALQILSTVINREGLNSNILTNGKMETGETANENKEVCSNSVVHHKDSVNMTPLANVAKDHLPSASPGKTEAWPDLSYNRLPLNTEVTVEVTELVSAKEFYVVQQDKLQELDNLEDEINKLHDYLESCEGERQSGGGIVAAKPAIDSLCIAKFTDNKYYRGKVKAAESDGIVSVFFVDHGETIKVPQQQIHACTRAWVEYMPAQAIRCTLAHLTIPPYLNEPAMQTMTHLMDLTDSWKVKALEVKDDGGLLHVVELTENAGDTPLEVWKHLVHQGVAFMDSEDVSNGDDQTSELFITADLDDEELTKFFFGITDVKQLDTKKKEIHFRHNETTVHPDEKESNPSCISKVCESDLVQENAPKVSERKGKESKNNVASDKTLSGKSVDPVNQHMKNKYTKEEYSNMKTNLEEQPSCKEVKESLNLKEKDQDIHRRHTSESQVLNMKRLGMPPLSAVDGVTQRLAPDTTWSQKDDTVNISIHLIGVEQYKCHVSSTHLIFMSVLGDKFYVVDEELCQKVVTQSCVVNVQGISVSITLKKAVKEKWMSLFKDRRHRPWLRVQYENLSLEEDSSETEDYDDDGWRKVMTHSKEAAATGGLAGGISSDTESSTDTELF, translated from the exons ATGAGGATCATTCTCCCTGAAGAAACGTGGATGCCTATCTTGCCCAAAATATCTCATGATAAGTTAATACAAACAGAAGATGGCAAGATGGCATTAGATCTTGCCCAGCTACTTGCCGATTGTCAATTTGCACAGCTCTTTTATGAAACGGAAAAGGAGTGTGGTGGAACACATCTTAACATACG GAACACAAGTGTGTCGGCAGAAACTGACTCCATCAAGAATGTGGACACGGCAGTAGCTCGCCAAGTGCCAGGCACAGTGGGGTCAGGATCAGACTTGTGCGTCACTGAAGGAACTTCTTCAAACCATAACAAACTGCTAGACTCGGATCACCGGGTCAGAGCTGGTAATATTGAAGGTTTTGATCAATGTGACAGTGATGTGAAATATTCCTCCAGCATTTTAACTTATGACCCACAAAGTCTTCATACAAGGATAGATACTGAAGAGAAGTTTAAGttgaattatagtaataattctGGTCATTCATCTTTTACTGAAGTAACAAATCCACTATTCAAGAGACTGTCAGCTAAGCATACTACTCTGGCAGGAGATGAAGTGCTTTCAAGTCTAAGAACAAATCCAGAATCTCATTCATTAAtcttaagaaagaaagaaagtattgAGTTGCTAAAGAATGAAGTCTGCACTGTATTAGAAGTCCAGAAGCAATTCAAGCCTGATCTGAGCATAGATGATAAGGAGAATTTGGATTGTGAGCAAGCTGTTGAATacaaggatgggaaggaagccCCTCTTCCTGAGAGATTTGAAGTATGTGTTAGTGCAAAAGATGTTCCATTGAGCTCTTTGAGACACAGGTTTTCCAACATTCCCTGCTGGGCCTCCAGGAGCTTAGTAGGGGTGATGCATCATCCTGTAAAtgcaaaaaatgaacaaaacatttacaaaaagaATTCTTTAGAGTTTGATGAACAACCACCTTTCAAAGCTGGTAGTACACCCAGTAGTAGAAGATCagaaattaggaaagaaattcTCAAAGCGAGCATTCAGCCTAAAAATACAGAACCTCTAAATGCTGCCATATCCATAGAGGAAACAAAGCCTGCTTGTGATGCATTCTTCATGGTAAACTCTTGTGACACTCTGACAAAGTATTGTACTTGTGATCTAGATGAAATTTACAAGAATGTTATTAAGCAAGACTCTCTTCACAGCACAACAAACATTGTAAAGATCTGTAGAGTGTTCATGGCAGGTGAATCTCCAGTCTTGGAGGAAGAAGTCATGACTAGCAAAGTAATAATGAGTGCAACACTTAACCCTCACATACTCAGTGTTCTTAGTGAGAGGGGAATGAATGCCACCAGACTGCAAGCCTACACATGGCCATCCATTAACCGGGGATGTTCAGCTGTCATTGTTGGTGAGAAATTGAGTGGGAAGACCATGGGGTTTGTTGTGCCCTTGTTGTCACTTATTTTAGATACTTATGAGCACATGAGTAGACGCCTTTCTCCAGGCATTGgcccagtggtggtggtggtgtgcagctCATGGCAGAGTGCCAAATGTGCTGCAGAGTATGTTGTCAGTCTCTTACCTGCCAACTCCACTCTTAAAGTAATGACAGCCTGGGGAGGATGTGGAACTGAGGAAGAGATCAGCACAGGTAAGCAGCTACTTGGAGGGTGTGATGTGCTGCTCACCACAGCCCCTTGCCTGATGCGCCTCCTGACGGGAGAGTCTACAGTGTGGAGTAGAGGTGGAGGCACTGAGGgagccaccacctccctcagaAGGTGTTGCCACTTGGTTTTTGATGATGCTGATGTAGTATTAGAGCATTTCTCTTTGGAAGTCAAAGAGATTATAACCATGtggggaaatgaaaggaaagcctGTGGTAGGGCAGACCTGCAGCTACAGGTCGTGGTAGTCAGTTCCAGGTGGACTAAGTTACTGGGCCAATTAACTGatgttctccttcctcttctggaCCCAACAGTCATAATATCAACACCTTTTGAGGCTGCCATAGCTGCTAAAGTAAAGAATCATTGTCACTGGGTTGATGATGAAACAGAATCTCTGAGTCTGGTTATGAATTTCATAGCAGCAGCTTCCTCCCAGAAGAGCCTTGTCTTTGTGAAGGATGATGATGTTGCTGCCTTGCTGAACTCAATGATGAAGAACATTGCTGTGTACTGTTTAGTTGTGGACAGCATGATTCATAAAAGTAGACTGAAAGAGTGTATTGATGAGTGGCATGTGATGCAGGGCATAACTATGATTGTAAGTGAGCCGGCAGAAAAGGGTCTTCTGCAATGTGATATTTCTGATGCCCAGGCAATATTCCACACTCATGTTGGCTTGTCTTGGAATACCTTTGCTCTAAGGTATGGTTTCATGATTGATAGGTTTGTTTTTGATGTGGAAGAAAAATCTTTTTGTGAATCATATATAATTTTGCCTAAAACTTCAATAGAGAGAAGTCCCAAAATTTGGGGTGAATTGAACAGAATTTGTAGCAATGCTgcagagaaaatgaagatgcaTTTGTTGTCAACAGAAAATGGACATCCAAAAGATAACAGTTGTCTGTGCTGCCACCTCAAGGCGTGTGGGAGCTGTTTTGACGAGTCTTTTTGTAGACTTAAACATGATATCAGCTTGTGTGACCAAGCCCGTGATGTACCACAGACTGGTAAGGTTACCATCGAGGTTGTCAGTGTGGTGAATGCTTCCAGATATTTTGTGCGGCTCACTGAGTACCAAGCAAAGTCAGATGGGCAGAGGATTGATCTCTCCAACCATTATCACATTTTGAGATCAGCCTTACAGCAGCATTATGCAGATCCTGCTCACTGTAAGCCAGTGCAGGTTGCCAGGAAGGGCATGCTGTGTGCACTGCAAGACAAGAGTGTGTGGAGCAGAGGACAGGTGGTGTCAGTGAACTATTCCAAGGCCACTTGTCAGGTGAATGTGTTTCTCattgatgaaggaagagagatgatcATTGAGTTAAGTTCTGCGTGTGTTCTTCCACCTTACTTTGCATCAGTTCCCAAGCTTATTGTtgaagtgtttttgtgttgcatTCAACCTAAGGATAATGATAGAGAGTGGACATCCCAAGCTAACAGCTTTGTGGAGGAAATCTTTGCTAGAAATAAGAAGAGCAAATTTGTGGGTACAATTGTTTTGGCCTTGGGTTACACTTTGTGGCTGAACCCTCTCATTGAATTGTCCACAATTGGCAATATTTGTGCTCAGAAGAAATCACTTCGTGGGAAGCTACTGACAGAGAGGTATGGAATGGACAATCCCAATCACATTAAAAATCTTGAGCAGCTTTGCATGATGGCTGGGGTGTCCATGAGGGATGAGGACACACTGAGCCTGTGTTGGATAGAGGCTCGTAATGAAGCGTTGCAAATTCTGAGTACTGTTATTAATAGGGAAGGCTTGAACAGTAATATTTTaacaaatggaaaaatggaaacagGTGAAACagctaatgaaaataaagaagtatgCAGTAATAGTGTTGTTCATCACAAGGACAGTGTGAACATGACACCTCTGGCTAATGTAGCAAAAGACCACCTGCCATCCGCTTCCCCAGGAAAGACTGAAGCTTGGCCTGACCTGTCTTACAATAGGCTGCCTCTAAATACTGAAGTGACAGTGGAAGTAACTGAATTGGTTTCTGCCAAGGAATTCTATGTTGTACAGCAAGACAAACTTCAaga ATTGGATAATTTAGAGGATGAAATCAACAAGCTGCATGACTACCTGGAATCCTGTGAGGGTGAGAGGCAGTCTGGTGGTGGCATTGTGGCAGCCAAGCCTGCCATTGATTCTCTGTGCATCGCCAAATTTACAGATAACAA GTACTACAGGGGTAAAGTGAAAGCTGCAGAGAGTGATGGCATAGTGAGTGTCTTTTTTGTAGACCATGGAGAGACTATCAAGGTCCCTCAACAGCAG ATTCATGCTTGTACCCGTGCATGGGTGGAGTACATGCCGGCCCAGGCCATCCGCTGCACCCTGGCCCACCTCACCATCCCACCCTACCTGAACGAGCCTGCCATGCAGACCATGACACACCTTATGGATCTCACAGACTCCTGGAAAGTCAAG GCTCTGGAAGTAAAGGATGATGGTGGACTGCTGCATGTGGTGGAGTTGACTGAGAATGCTGGCGACACACCACTGGAGGTGTGGAAACATCTTGTGCATCAAGGTGTTGCTTTCATGGATTCTGAG GATGTCTCTAATGGTGACGATCAAACTTCCGAGCTGTTCATCACTGCGGACTTGGATGATGAGGAGTTAACAAAGTTCTTCTTTGGGATCACAGACGTGAAGCAGCTGGACACCAAGAAG aaggaAATCCATTTCAGACACAATGAAACCACTGTACACccagatgagaaggaaagtaacCCTTCATGCATTTCAAAAGTATGTGAATCTGACTTGGTGCAGGAAAATGCACCCAAAGTctcagagagaaagggaaaagaaagtaaaaataatgttgCTAGTGATAAGACTTTAAGTGGTAAAAGTGTTGATCCAGTGAATCAACatatgaaaaacaaatacaCCAAAGAGGAATATAGTAACATGAAGACAAACCTAGAAGAGCAACCCAGCTGTAAGGAAGTCAAAGAAAGCTTGaatttaaaggagaaagatcAAGACATCCACAGAAGACACACCTCAGAGAGCCAAGTGTTGAACATGAAGCGCCTGGGAATGCCACCACTCAGTGCCGTTGATGGGGTGACACAGAGGCTGGCCCCTGACACCACTTGGAGCCAAAAAGATGACACAGTTAACATCTCCATTCACTTGATTGGGGTTGAGCAGTACAAGTGTCATGTCTCCTCAACTCATCTCATCTTCAT GTCAGTTTTGGGAGACAAGTTTTATGTTGTGGATGAAGAACTCTGTCAGAAGGTTGTCACACAGTCATGTGTTGTCAATGTGCAGGGAATTTCAGTCTCCATTACCCTGAAGAAAGCTGTGAAAG AGAAGTGGATGAGTTTGTTCAAGGATAGACGGCACCGGCCCTGGCTCAGAGTACAGTATGAGAATCTGTCATTGGAAGAAGACTCTTCAGAGACAGAggattatgatgatg ATGGTTGGAGGAAAGTCATGACCCACAGCAA